From one Bos javanicus breed banteng chromosome 15, ARS-OSU_banteng_1.0, whole genome shotgun sequence genomic stretch:
- the PTH gene encoding parathyroid hormone isoform X1, giving the protein MMSAKDMVKVMIVMFAICFLARSDGKSVKKRAVSEIQFMHNLGKHLSSMERVEWLRKKLQDVHNFVALGASIAYRDGSSQRPRKKEDNVLVESHQKSLGEADKADVDVLIKAKPQ; this is encoded by the exons ATGATGTCTGCAAAAGACATGGTTAAGGTAATGATTGTCATGTTTGCCATCTGTTTTCTTGCAAGATCAGATGGGAAGTCTGTTAA GAAGAGAGCTGTGAGTGAAATACAGTTTATGCATAACCTGGGCAAACATCTGAGCTCCATGGAAAGAGTGGAATGGCTGCGGAAAAAGCTACAGGATGTGCACAACTTTGTTGCCCTTGGAGCTTCTATAGCTTACAGAGATGGTAGTTCCCAGAGACCTCGAAAAAAGGAAGACAATGTCCTGGTTGAGAGCCATCAGAAAAGTCTTGGAGAAGCAGACAAAGCTGATGTGGATGTATTAATTAAAGCTAAACCCCAGTGA
- the PTH gene encoding parathyroid hormone isoform X2, with protein sequence MGVCMLLYDPMVKIQRIGSDVICNNKKASQFNMMSAKDMVKVMIVMFAICFLARSDGKSVKKRAVSEIQFMHNLGKHLSSMERVEWLRKKLQDVHNFVALGASIAYRDGSSQRPRKKEDNVLVESHQKSLGEADKADVDVLIKAKPQ encoded by the exons ATGGGAGTGTGTATGCTGCTCTATGATCCTATGGTTAAAATTCAGAGAATTGGGAGTGACGTCATCTGTAACAATAAAAAAGCTTCTCAGT ttaatATGATGTCTGCAAAAGACATGGTTAAGGTAATGATTGTCATGTTTGCCATCTGTTTTCTTGCAAGATCAGATGGGAAGTCTGTTAA GAAGAGAGCTGTGAGTGAAATACAGTTTATGCATAACCTGGGCAAACATCTGAGCTCCATGGAAAGAGTGGAATGGCTGCGGAAAAAGCTACAGGATGTGCACAACTTTGTTGCCCTTGGAGCTTCTATAGCTTACAGAGATGGTAGTTCCCAGAGACCTCGAAAAAAGGAAGACAATGTCCTGGTTGAGAGCCATCAGAAAAGTCTTGGAGAAGCAGACAAAGCTGATGTGGATGTATTAATTAAAGCTAAACCCCAGTGA